GCTACTACGACGCGGTCAACGAGGTCTACGGCGACCTCCTCACGGAGCCGTACCCCGCGCGCAGCGCGTTCGAGGTGGTGAAACTCCCCGTGGATATCGACGTCGAGATCGAAGCGGTGGCAACGGTCCCCGAAACCGGCGAGTCGGACTGACGGCCGCGCGGGACCGT
This portion of the Halococcus agarilyticus genome encodes:
- a CDS encoding RidA family protein; this encodes YYDAVNEVYGDLLTEPYPARSAFEVVKLPVDIDVEIEAVATVPETGESD